A single window of Melospiza georgiana isolate bMelGeo1 chromosome 6, bMelGeo1.pri, whole genome shotgun sequence DNA harbors:
- the EIF3M gene encoding eukaryotic translation initiation factor 3 subunit M, whose amino-acid sequence MSVPAFIDITEEDQAAELRAYLKSKGAEISEENAEGGLHVDLAQIIEVCDVCLKEDDKDVESVMNSVVSLLLILEPDKQEALIENLCEKLVKFREGERPSLRLQLLSNLFHGMDKNTPVRYTVYCSLLKVASSCGAIQYIPTELDQVRKWISDWNLATEKKHTLLRLLYDVLVDCKKSDTAAKVMVELLGSYTEDNASQARVDAHRCIVRALKDPNTFLFDHLLALKPVKFLEGELIHDLLTIFVSAKLASYVKFYQNNKDFIDSLGLLHEHNMAKMRLLTFMGMAVENKEISFDTMQQELQIGADDVEAFVIDAVKTKMVYCKIDQTQRKVIVSHSTHRTFGKQQWQQLYDTLNTWKQNLNQVKNSLLSLSDT is encoded by the exons ATGAGCGTCCCGGCCTTCATCGACATCACCGAGGAGGATCAG gCTGCAGAACTGCGAGCTTACCTGAAATCCAAAGGAGCAGAAATCTCTGAGGAAAACGCTGAAGGTGGCCTTCATGTGGACTTGGCACAGATTATTGAAGTGTGTGATGTGTGCCTGAAGGAGGATGACAAAG ATGTGGAGAGTGTGATGAACAGCGTTGTCTCTCTGCTTCTCATCCTGGAGCCTGACAAACAAGAAGCACTGATTGAAAACCTGTGTGAGAAGTTGGTGAAGTTTCGGGAAGGAGAGCGCCCGTCTCTCAGACTGCAGCT CCTGAGCAATCTCTTCCATGGCATGGACAAGAACACTCCTGTGAGGTACACAGTGTACTGCAGCCTTCTCAAAGTGGCCTCGTCCTGTGGTGCCATCCAGTACATTCCAACTGAACTAGATCAG GTCCGAAAATGGATTTCTGACTGGAATCTGGCCACAGAGAAAAAGCACACTCTCCTGAGACTGCTCTATGATGTCCTGGTGGACTGCAAGAAAAG tgACACTGCAGCAAAAGTGATGGTGGAGCTATTGGGAAGTTACACAGAGGACAATGCTTCCCAGGCTAGAGTTGATGCTCATAG aTGTATTGTACGAGCATTGAAGGATCCAAATACCTTTCTCTTTGATCATCTTCTTGCCTTAAAACCAGTCAAATTTTTGGAAGGAGAACTTATTCATGAT CTTTTGACAATTTTTGTAAGTGCTAAACTAGCGTCCTATGTCAAGTTTTATCAGAACAATAAAGACTTCATTGACTCCCTGG GCTTGTTGCATGAACACAATATGGCCAAGATGAGGCTCCTTACTTTCATGGGAATGGCTGTAGAGAATAAAGAAATCTCATTTGACACAATGCAGCAGGAACTCCAGATCGGGGCTGATGATGTAGAAGCTTTTGTCATTGATG CTGTAAAGACAAAGATGGTGTACTGCAAAATAGATCAGACACAGAGGAAAGTCATTGTCAG TCACAGCACACATCGGACTTTTGgaaagcagcagtggcagcagttGTATGACACTCTAAACACCTGGAAACAAAATTTGAATCAAGTGAAAAACAGTCTTCTCAGTCTCTCAGACAcctaa